Proteins encoded by one window of Mercenaria mercenaria strain notata chromosome 4, MADL_Memer_1, whole genome shotgun sequence:
- the LOC128556105 gene encoding uncharacterized protein LOC128556105 produces MDAICCTMGSKKNLCNNAISLYIVYIICIPFLVTSFLWDQTQKSDISTETHNMYENYENITYDVVTTKSNELIELQSGKLPEWQNRSRLNFSEMSDSKFTPFRQVMTQLEYEILMGLLRKLKQLCDENGLTYMLCGGSVLGTYRHAGFVPWDDDVDVWLDLRQMEKARTILNNTAGIMLHQSAYTKNLWKMSNGSKKLNKTRENQDPRFPYIDVYFFTGNATHIYDSEDSLKEKTTLLIDDVFPVRKVLYEDEEFCVPNKMLKMIERMYGRSDICTSQDFTHLFYIEIKNVVSVPCEHLYYYYPFVTRSYYNSTLIETLGFLNKTIRKTISNVITENEQTNKSMLPYRSLDT; encoded by the coding sequence ATGGATGCTATTTGTTGTACCATGGGGTCGAAGAAAAACCTGTGTAACAACGCTATATCATtgtatattgtttatataatatgtataccATTCTTGGTTACTTCCTTCCTGTGGGACCAAACACAGAAAAGTGATATTTCAACGGAAACGCATAACATGTATGAAAACTATGAAAACATAACTTATGATGTTGTAACGACTAAATCTAACGAACTTATAGAACTACAATCAGGGAAGCTACCAGAGTGGCAAAATAGAAGTCGCTTGAACTTTTCAGAGATGTCGGACTCGAAATTCACGCCATTCCGCCAGGTCATGACGCAGCTGGAATATGAAATTTTGATGGGTTTATTGAGAAAATTAAAGCAACTCTGTGATGAAAATGGTTTAACATATATGTTATGTGGCGGATCAGTGCTTGGAACCTACCGACACGCCGGCTTTGTCCCCTGGGATGATGACGTCGATGTTTGGTTGGACTTGAGGCAGATGGAAAAGGCAAGAACTATTCTAAACAACACTGCTGGCATAATGTTGCACCAGTCGGCGTACACGAAAAATTTATGGAAAATGTCAAACGGGTCGAAGAAACTAAATAAAACACGGGAAAACCAAGATCCAAGATTTCCTTACatagatgtatatttttttactggcaaTGCAACACATATATATGATTCGGAAGACAGTCTAAAAGAAAAAACTACTCTTTTAATTGATGATGTTTTCCCAGTAAGAAAAGTATTATACGAGGACGAAGAGTTTTGTGTACctaacaaaatgttgaaaatgataGAAAGGATGTACGGCAGGTCTGATATATGTACCTCACAGgattttacacatttattttatatagaaattaaAAATGTAGTATCCGTCCCATGTGAACATCTATATTATTATTACCCGTTTGTCACAAGATCTTACTACAACAGTACGCTAATAGAAACATTgggtttcttaaataaaacaattaggAAAACGATTTCAAATGTTATAACTGAAAATgagcaaacaaacaaatctatgtTACCATATAGAAGCTTAGATACATGA